A genomic segment from Anabas testudineus chromosome 6, fAnaTes1.2, whole genome shotgun sequence encodes:
- the fbln1 gene encoding fibulin-1 isoform X2, whose amino-acid sequence MHPCVVLLCSLFGVLLGQGAEQLSMEECCKDGQRRGNDNQDCSSLPLISESTTCRIVQEQCCVIVHEDSMCTTGINMAKDQGVCDSLLTNTCETKTTKMCCDCCLLGKAAQEQGLSCDLNLSVGYQCGQVYHSCCVKKTQDNQISATEQTELPNKDQTMKNEHNPVITDACKGKCAHLCIGNDTCACLKGYKLKPDNRNCEDINECLLGASSCRGGERCINTEGSFRCQREVSCGTGYELTDNNNCKDIDECETGFHNCGPGFVCQNTQGSFRCLPKVKCGAGFIQDALGNCIDINECVTQTSPCHRGQICINTVGSYICQRNSVNCGRGYHLNEDGTRCIDIDECKGPEKACAGHGCINLLGSYRCECEPGYIFNSISRVCEDINECRHFPGRLCAHKCDNTLGSYKCSCTTGFKLAGDGRNCDDLNECENNPCSQECANVYGSYQCYCRRGYQLSDIDGMTCEDIDECALPTGGHICSYRCHNTPGSFHCSCPVTGYTLAPNGRSCQDIDECVTGTHTCTVNQTCFNTQGGFQCLSFECPNNYRRAGETRCERLLCNESVECLALPLRITYYYLTFPTNIPVFTNIFRMGPSHIVPGDDIQIAITAGNEDGFFKTELVPTGGVMSVANLFKKAQDFDLSLELRLRRYGTVTTYLAKVLVFVTQEEPRVPYNPLLE is encoded by the exons ATGCATCCGTGTGTGGtactgctctgctctctgttcgGAGTTCTGCTTGGCCAAG GTGCAGAGCAGCTCTCCATGGAGGAGTGCTGTAAGGATGGCCAGAGGCGTGGCAATGATAACCAAGACTGCTCCTCCCTCCCGCTCATCTCTGAATCGACCACATGCAG GATAGTGCAGGAGCAGTGTTGTGTAATAGTGCATGAGGATAGCATGTGCACCACTGGCATCAACATGGCCAAAGACCAAGGAGTCTGTGATTCTTTACTCACCAACACCTGCGAGACCAAGACGACAAAG ATGTGCTGTGACTGTTGTCTTCTGGGAAAGGCGGCCCAGGAGCAGGGCCTGTCCTGCGATCTCAACCTGTCCGTGGGCTACCAGTGTGGTCAAGTGTATCATTCCTGCTGTGTcaagaaaacacaagacaacCAGATTTCAGCCACAGAGCAAACTGAAC TCCCAAACAAGGATCAAACTATGAAAAATGAACACAATCCTGTAATAACTGATGCGTGCAAAG GGAAATGTGCTCATCTATGTATCGGCAACGACACTTGTGCCTGTTTAAAAGGCTACAAACTCAAACCAGATAATAGGAACTGTGAGG ATATCAATGAGTGTTTACTAGGAGCTAGCAGCTGTCGGGGAGGAGAGCGCTGTATCAACACAGAGGGCTCATTCCGTTGTCAGAGAGAGGTCAGCTGTGGGACTGGCTATGAACTCACGGACAACAACAATTGCAAGG ATATCGATGAGTGTGAGACTGGTTTCCATAACTGTGGCCCTGGATTTGTGTGCCAAAACACCCAGGGATCGTTCCGTTGTCTCCCCAAGGTCAAGTGTGGGGCTGGCTTTATCCAAGATGCTCTGGGAAACTGCATTG ataTCAATGAATGTGTTACCCAGACAAGCCCATGCCACAGAGGGCAGATCTGTATCAACACAGTTGGATCCTACATCTGCCAGAGGAACTCTGTCAACTGTGGTCGAGGATACCATCTCAACGAAGATGGCACCCGTTGCATTG ACATTGATGAATGCAAGGGTCCTGAAAAGGCCTGTGCAGGTCATGGTTGTATCAACCTGTTGGGCTCCTACCGCTGTGAATGTGAGCCTGGCTACATCTTCAACAGCATCAGTCGAGTTTGTGAGG ATATAAATGAATGCAGGCATTTTCCTGGCCGCTTGTGTGCTCACAAGTGTGATAACACCCTAGGATCCTATAAGTGCAGCTGCACCACAGGCTTCAAGCTGGCGGGTGATGGCAGGAATTgtgatg atttgaatgaatgtgaaaacaacCCGTGCAGTCAAGAGTGTGCCAATGTGTATGGTTCCTACCAGTGTTACTGTCGCCGGGGTTACCAGCTGAGTGACATAGATGGCATGACTTGTGAAG ATATAGACGAATGTGCTCTTCCCACTGGAGGACACATTTGCTCCTATCGCTGTCACAACACCCCTGGCAGCTTCCACTGTTCCTGTCCTGTGACTGGCTATACCTTGGCACCCAATGGGCGCAGCTGCCAGG ATATAGATGAATGTGTGACgggaacacacacatgcacagtgaatCAGACCTGCTTTAACACACAGGGAGGATTCCAGTGCCTGTCCTTTGAGTGTCCAAATAACTACCGGCGTGCTGGAGAGAC TCGATGTGAACGCTTGCTTTGCAATGAGTCTGTCGAGTGCCTGGCCTTGCCCCTGAGAATAACCTACTACTACCTCACCTTCCCTACCAACATCCCCGTCTTCACCAACATCTTCCGCATGGGTCCGTCCCACATCGTGCCAGGTGATGACATCCAGATTGCTATCACTGCTGGCAACGAGGATGGTTTCTTTAAGACGGAACTGGTGCCCACTGGTGGCGTGATGTCTGTGGCAAACCTCTTCAAGAAGGCGCAGGACTTTGATCTGTCTCTGGAGCTAAGGCTGCGTCGCTATGGCACAGTCACCACATACCTGGCTAAAGTGCTGGTGTTTGTTACCCAGGAGGAGCCCAGAGTACCTTACAATCCCTTGCTAGAATAA
- the LOC113165910 gene encoding aldo-keto reductase family 1 member D1-like isoform X1, whose product MLSERSRRPRCMEDKGFKVHGYVLHYLLSSLERVHLISFCTNMNLTAESHSIPLNDGNRIPLLGLGTYGDPRTTSKGTALECVKLAIEVGYRHFDGALVYFNEHEVGQAIREKIADGTVRREDIFYCGKLWNTFHPPELVRPALESTLKALKLDYVDLYIIELPMAFKPGKEFYPKDQNGKYIYHHTDLCATWEALEACKDAGLVKSLGVSNFNQRQLELLLNKPGLKHKPVSNQVECHPYFTQPKLLDYCRQNDIVIVGYCPLGSSRDASWVNVKCPPLLEDEMLVSIGKKYNKSSAQVALRFNVQRGVVVIPKSFSPERIKHNFQIFDFSLTEEEMRAIEALNKNIRFVELLMWSDHPEYPFHDEY is encoded by the exons ATGCTCTCAGAAAGAAGCCGCAGACCTAGGTGCATGGAAGATAAAGGGTTCAAGGTTCATGGTTATGTCCTACATTATCTGTTAAGCTCACTAGAGAGAGTTCACTTGATTTCCTTTTGCACAAACATGAATCTGACTGCAGAGAGCCACAGTATCCCGCTGAACGATGGGAACCGTATTCCACTGCTGGGGTTAGGCACCTATGGGGACCCTCGAACG ACGTCCAAAGGTACAGCACTTGAGTGCGTCAAGCTGGCCATAGAAGTTGGTTACAGGCACTTTGACGGGGCACTGGTATATTTCAACGAGCATGAAGTGGGTCAAGCCATTAGAGAGAAGATTGCTGATGGAACAGTGCGACGAGAGGACATCTTTTACTGTGGAAAG CTCTGGAACACCTTTCATCCACCAGAGTTGGTGAGACCAGCCTTGGAGAGCACTCTGAAAGCTTTGAAATTAGACTATGTGGATCTCTACATCATTGAGCTTCCTATGGCCTTCAAG CCTGGCAAAGAGTTCTATCCAAAAGATCAAAATGGAAAATACATCTATCACCACACAGACCTCTGTGCAACATGGGAG GCTTTAGAGGCTTGCAAAGATGCGGGACTTGTTAAGTCTCTGGGAGTCTCCAACTTCAACCAGAGACAACTAGAACTGCTGCTGAATAAACCTGGCCTCAAGCACAAACCCGTGTCCAACCAG GTTGAGTGCCATCCATATTTCACACAACCCAAACTTCTGGACTACTGCCGTCAGAATGACATTGTAATTGTTGGATACTGCCCACTTGGTTCCTCTAGAGATGCATCCTG gGTGAATGTGAAATGTCCTCCCCTGCTGGAAGATGAGATGCTTGTATCTATTGGGAAAAAATACAACAAGAGTAGTGCCCAGGTAGCCCTGCGCTTCAATGTCCAGAGAGGAGTCGTTGTGATCCCCAAGAGTTTCAGTCCTGAGAGGATCAAACACAACTTCCAG ATATTTGATTTTTCACTCACTGAGGAGGAAATGAGAGCCATTGAAGCCCTCAACAAAAATATTCGTTTTGTGGAGCTACTGAT GTGGAGTGACCATCCAGAGTACCCGTTTCATGATGAATATTAA
- the LOC113165910 gene encoding aldo-keto reductase family 1 member D1-like isoform X2: MHPHTESHSIPLNDGNRIPLLGLGTYGDPRTTSKGTALECVKLAIEVGYRHFDGALVYFNEHEVGQAIREKIADGTVRREDIFYCGKLWNTFHPPELVRPALESTLKALKLDYVDLYIIELPMAFKPGKEFYPKDQNGKYIYHHTDLCATWEALEACKDAGLVKSLGVSNFNQRQLELLLNKPGLKHKPVSNQVECHPYFTQPKLLDYCRQNDIVIVGYCPLGSSRDASWVNVKCPPLLEDEMLVSIGKKYNKSSAQVALRFNVQRGVVVIPKSFSPERIKHNFQIFDFSLTEEEMRAIEALNKNIRFVELLMWSDHPEYPFHDEY, translated from the exons ATGCACCCACACACAG AGAGCCACAGTATCCCGCTGAACGATGGGAACCGTATTCCACTGCTGGGGTTAGGCACCTATGGGGACCCTCGAACG ACGTCCAAAGGTACAGCACTTGAGTGCGTCAAGCTGGCCATAGAAGTTGGTTACAGGCACTTTGACGGGGCACTGGTATATTTCAACGAGCATGAAGTGGGTCAAGCCATTAGAGAGAAGATTGCTGATGGAACAGTGCGACGAGAGGACATCTTTTACTGTGGAAAG CTCTGGAACACCTTTCATCCACCAGAGTTGGTGAGACCAGCCTTGGAGAGCACTCTGAAAGCTTTGAAATTAGACTATGTGGATCTCTACATCATTGAGCTTCCTATGGCCTTCAAG CCTGGCAAAGAGTTCTATCCAAAAGATCAAAATGGAAAATACATCTATCACCACACAGACCTCTGTGCAACATGGGAG GCTTTAGAGGCTTGCAAAGATGCGGGACTTGTTAAGTCTCTGGGAGTCTCCAACTTCAACCAGAGACAACTAGAACTGCTGCTGAATAAACCTGGCCTCAAGCACAAACCCGTGTCCAACCAG GTTGAGTGCCATCCATATTTCACACAACCCAAACTTCTGGACTACTGCCGTCAGAATGACATTGTAATTGTTGGATACTGCCCACTTGGTTCCTCTAGAGATGCATCCTG gGTGAATGTGAAATGTCCTCCCCTGCTGGAAGATGAGATGCTTGTATCTATTGGGAAAAAATACAACAAGAGTAGTGCCCAGGTAGCCCTGCGCTTCAATGTCCAGAGAGGAGTCGTTGTGATCCCCAAGAGTTTCAGTCCTGAGAGGATCAAACACAACTTCCAG ATATTTGATTTTTCACTCACTGAGGAGGAAATGAGAGCCATTGAAGCCCTCAACAAAAATATTCGTTTTGTGGAGCTACTGAT GTGGAGTGACCATCCAGAGTACCCGTTTCATGATGAATATTAA
- the LOC113165908 gene encoding transcription intermediary factor 1-alpha-like isoform X1: MDARTNPPEPVDAAVIVVENEAESLPVQEEKSGASGHNYLDTCPVCHLNFHSREPKLLPCLHSFCKKCLPSPSRNLATAQVPNSQVHSATKPLNVIRCPVCRQECMEVDVMENVFVKDSAETPSSTVERTVQLCMTCDDNTEAIGFCMDCVEYLCATCVDAHQRVKFTKDHTIREKTQVSQESHGVSTQRPMFCDIHKQEPLKLFCETCDVLTCRDCQLVKHKDHNYQFLEDAYKNHKQHMENMTRQLHEKKKLIEEVSDSINKGLVQVDQNRVSVHNEIKKSICSLILEINKKGKMLVNQLEAVTKDYESVLRKQQEDIGYLSRHLDHVINFTKWATARNGGTALLYCKRLILFQIGNLLRAKCSTSFIPQSTVRFQCRSTYWASNVDLGSLVVESVPGHQLSGFQGIPHQFSQAGQGPSGSPHSFAHGAPHNTLAQLQMQVDKLNPQAHWQPQPNSLPWSWYQTVRLQRTVPGPLQGGSPSHSMLPQPGRRFMVPPPNHMSPKSSLPGPGFTPQHQRGAGSSSSYQSKPVGVFSSSPLYTHITPLPIGGSVSSPQPQNTIESTYMNGTNDSPGPVYVLKPNYPQRRLPPSLTHRNVQGQQISPGYATVSQEEKLGTVSWKPSETQQASGAVGSAVKKRRQSSPGPIIVIKDEPEDDNGYLHANQRANLPDSTGDQLQISPQGDENKVQFQSIDDKPHSPLQPPGILRDQSKANARNDICSLGGEQQVDQNQARMDDSNEVSCAVCRSGGELLCCDKCHKVFHLTCHVPTLHKSPCGEWFCSFCRDLLVPEMEYDCHRKLEAKTVKTEPDSEGGFPLLDKQKCERLLLHLFCTELNSDLQEAVSPSICANNSLTIKGPMNLATVKKRLEAKQSLCYQSTAEFVSDIRLIFRNCGFLSEQAGTEITMADRRLKELFEEDLRVMFPDQTFPEIKLEMIPVTSPNSQVSSLDHISLPKRQRRCSDSQNAPRFPNGEEGIV; this comes from the exons ATGGATGCACGCACAAACCCACCGGAGCCGGTGGATGCTGCCGTGATCGTCGTGGAGAACGAGGCTGAGAGTCTGCCGGTGCAAGAGGAGAAGTCCGGTGCGAGCGGCCACAATTACCTGGACACTTGCCCCGTTTGCCATCTGAACTTTCACAGTCGAGAGCCCAAACTCCTGCCGTGTCTGCACTCGTTTTGCAAGAAATGTTTGCCGTCACCCTCGCGGAATCTGGCCACGGCGCAGGTGCCAAACTCCCAGGTCCACAGCGCGACCAAACCAC TGAATGTGATTCGGTGTCCGGTGTGCAGGCAGGAGTGTATGGAGGTAGATGTGATGGAAAACGTCTTCGTGAAGGACTCAGCTGAGACTCCCAGCAGCACAGTGGAGAGGACAGTCCAG CTCTGTATGACCTGTGATGACAACACTGAAGCTATCGGGTTTTGTATGGACTGTGTTGAGTACCTCTGTGCCACCTGTGTGGATGCCCACCAAAGAGTTAAATTTACCAAAGACCACACCatcagagagaagacacaagtATCACAAG AGTCCCATGGTGTGTCCACTCAGAGGCCAATGTTCTGTGACATCCACAAACAAGAGCCGCTGAAGCTGTTCTGTGAAACCTGTGATGTGCTAACCTGTCGTGACTGCCAGTTGGTCAAGCACAAGGACCACAA TTACCAGTTTCTCGAAGATGCttataaaaaccacaaacagcaCATGGAGAATATGACCCGTCAGCTgcatgagaaaaagaaactgattgaaGAGGTGTCAGACTCCATAAACAAAGG ACTCGTTCAGGTTGATCAGAACCGCGTGTCTGTTCATAATGAGATAAAGAAGTCCATCTGCAGTTTGATTCTTGAGATAAACAAGAAAGGCAAGATGCTAGTTAATCAACTCGAG GCTGTAACAAAGGATTATGAGAGTGTCTTGCGAAAACAACAGGAGGACATTGGCTATCTTTCCAGACACCTGGATCATGTCATCAACTTCACCAAATGGGCCACGGCCAGGAATGGGGGCACAGCCCTCTTATACTGTAAACGTTTG ATTCTGTTTCAGATTGGAAACCTGCTCCGGGCAAAATGCAGCACGTCGTTTATACCACAGAGCACTGTTCGCTTCCAGTGTCGATCCACTTACTGGGCCTCAAATGTGGATCTGG GCTCTCTAGTCGTGGAGAGTGTACCAGGCCACCAGCTGAGTGGTTTTCAGGGTATCCCTCATCAGTTCTCCCAGGCTGGGCAGGGCCCCTCAGGCTCACCCCACAGCTTTGCCCATGGAGCGCCCCATAATACTCTGGCTCAGCTCCAGATGCAGGTGGACAAGCTAAATCCGCAAGCTCACTGGCAGCCGCAGCCTAATTCTCTACCCTGGTCATGGTACCAGACTGTCAGACTGCAGCGAACTGTCCCTGGGCCCCTTCAGGGAGGTTCTCCTTCCCACAGTATGCTTCCTCAACCAGGTCGCAGGTTTATGGTGCCTCCTCCAAACCACATGAGCCCAAAAAGCAGCTTACCAGGTCCAGGGTTTACTCCCCAg CATCAGAGGGGGGCAGGAAGCAGCTCCAGTTACCAATCAAAGCCTGTAGGTGTATTTTCCTCTTCACCTTTGTACACCCATATTACACCACTGCCCATCGGTGGTAGCGTGAGTTCACCTCaaccacaaaacaca ATTGAATCCACATATATGAATGGGACAAATGACTCACCTGGTCCAGTATATGTGCTGAAACCAAACTATCCCCAGAGGAGGTTACCACCATCTTTGACGCACAGAAATG TGCAAGGACAGCAGATTTCACCAGGGTATGCTACTGTATCCCAGGAGGAGAAACTGGG GACCGTTTCCTGGAAACCTTCAGAAACACAACAGGCTAGTGGAGCGGTGGGCTCAGCTGTCAAGAAAAGACGACAATCATCACCAGGGCCCATCATTGTCATCAAGGATGAGCCAGAAGATGACAATGGCTAT CTACACGCTAACCAAAGAGCCAACCTCCCTGACAGCACAGGTGACCAACTTCAAATTAGTCCCCAAGGTGACGAGAACAAGGTCCAATTTCAAAGCATAGACGACAAACCCCACAGCCCTTTACAGCCTCCAGGCATCCTAAGGGACCAGAGTAAGGCTAATGCTCGAAATGACATCTGTTCTCTTGGAGGAGAACAGCAGGTAGACCAAAATCAAGCTCGGATGGACGACTCTAACGAAGTCTCGTGTGCTGTGTGTCGGAGCGGAGGAGAGCTGCTGTGCTGCGATAAGTGTCACAAAGTTTTTCACCTCACGTGCCATGTTCCAACTCTTCACAAATCTCCTTG TGGGGAATGGTTTTGCTCTTTCTGCCGTGACCTGTTAGTGCCTGAGATGGAGTATGACTGTCATAGAAAGCTTGAAGCCAAAACAGTAAAGACTGAGCCAGATTCTGAAGGAGGCTTTCCCCTTTTGGATAAACAA AAGTGTGAGAGGCTGTTGCTGCACTTGTTTTGCACTGAGCTGAACTCAGACTTACAAGAGGCTGTATCCCCCTCG ATATGTGCTAATAACAGTCTGACTATAAAGGGACCAATGAACCTTGCCACTGTAAAAAAGCGTCTGGAGGCCAAGCAGAGTCTGTGCTACCAAAGCACTGCAGAGTTTGTGTCTGACATCAGGCTCATCTTTAGAAACTGTGGATTCCTCAGTGAG CAGGCTGGCACAGAGATCACAATGGCAGACAGGAGGCTTAAGGAGCTATTTGAAGAGGATCTGAGGGTCATGTTCCCTGACCAGACCTTTCCAGAAATCAAACTGGAGATGATACCTGTGACCTCTCCCAACTCTCAAGTCTCATCTCTTGATCATATATCCCTGCCAAAGCGCCAGCGCAGATGTTCAGACTCCCAGAACGCACCAAGATTTCCCAATGGAGAGGAGGGAATAGTATGA
- the LOC113165908 gene encoding transcription intermediary factor 1-alpha-like isoform X2 produces MDARTNPPEPVDAAVIVVENEAESLPVQEEKSGASGHNYLDTCPVCHLNFHSREPKLLPCLHSFCKKCLPSPSRNLATAQVPNSQVHSATKPLNVIRCPVCRQECMEVDVMENVFVKDSAETPSSTVERTVQLCMTCDDNTEAIGFCMDCVEYLCATCVDAHQRVKFTKDHTIREKTQVSQESHGVSTQRPMFCDIHKQEPLKLFCETCDVLTCRDCQLVKHKDHNYQFLEDAYKNHKQHMENMTRQLHEKKKLIEEVSDSINKGLVQVDQNRVSVHNEIKKSICSLILEINKKGKMLVNQLEAVTKDYESVLRKQQEDIGYLSRHLDHVINFTKWATARNGGTALLYCKRLILFQIGNLLRAKCSTSFIPQSTVRFQCRSTYWASNVDLGSLVVESVPGHQLSGFQGIPHQFSQAGQGPSGSPHSFAHGAPHNTLAQLQMQVDKLNPQAHWQPQPNSLPWSWYQTVRLQRTVPGPLQGGSPSHSMLPQPGRRFMVPPPNHMSPKSSLPGPGFTPQHQRGAGSSSSYQSKPVGVFSSSPLYTHITPLPIGGSVSSPQPQNTIESTYMNGTNDSPGPVYVLKPNYPQRRLPPSLTHRNVQGQQISPGYATVSQEEKLGTVSWKPSETQQASGAVGSAVKKRRQSSPGPIIVIKDEPEDDNGYLHANQRANLPDSTGDQLQISPQGDENKVQFQSIDDKPHSPLQPPGILRDQSKANARNDICSLGGEQQVDQNQARMDDSNEVSCAVCRSGGELLCCDKCHKVFHLTCHVPTLHKSPCGEWFCSFCRDLLVPEMEYDCHRKLEAKTVKTEPDSEGGFPLLDKQKCERLLLHLFCTELNSDLQEAVSPSICANNSLTIKGPMNLATVKKRLEAKQSLCYQSTAEFVSDIRLIFRNCGFLSEAGTEITMADRRLKELFEEDLRVMFPDQTFPEIKLEMIPVTSPNSQVSSLDHISLPKRQRRCSDSQNAPRFPNGEEGIV; encoded by the exons ATGGATGCACGCACAAACCCACCGGAGCCGGTGGATGCTGCCGTGATCGTCGTGGAGAACGAGGCTGAGAGTCTGCCGGTGCAAGAGGAGAAGTCCGGTGCGAGCGGCCACAATTACCTGGACACTTGCCCCGTTTGCCATCTGAACTTTCACAGTCGAGAGCCCAAACTCCTGCCGTGTCTGCACTCGTTTTGCAAGAAATGTTTGCCGTCACCCTCGCGGAATCTGGCCACGGCGCAGGTGCCAAACTCCCAGGTCCACAGCGCGACCAAACCAC TGAATGTGATTCGGTGTCCGGTGTGCAGGCAGGAGTGTATGGAGGTAGATGTGATGGAAAACGTCTTCGTGAAGGACTCAGCTGAGACTCCCAGCAGCACAGTGGAGAGGACAGTCCAG CTCTGTATGACCTGTGATGACAACACTGAAGCTATCGGGTTTTGTATGGACTGTGTTGAGTACCTCTGTGCCACCTGTGTGGATGCCCACCAAAGAGTTAAATTTACCAAAGACCACACCatcagagagaagacacaagtATCACAAG AGTCCCATGGTGTGTCCACTCAGAGGCCAATGTTCTGTGACATCCACAAACAAGAGCCGCTGAAGCTGTTCTGTGAAACCTGTGATGTGCTAACCTGTCGTGACTGCCAGTTGGTCAAGCACAAGGACCACAA TTACCAGTTTCTCGAAGATGCttataaaaaccacaaacagcaCATGGAGAATATGACCCGTCAGCTgcatgagaaaaagaaactgattgaaGAGGTGTCAGACTCCATAAACAAAGG ACTCGTTCAGGTTGATCAGAACCGCGTGTCTGTTCATAATGAGATAAAGAAGTCCATCTGCAGTTTGATTCTTGAGATAAACAAGAAAGGCAAGATGCTAGTTAATCAACTCGAG GCTGTAACAAAGGATTATGAGAGTGTCTTGCGAAAACAACAGGAGGACATTGGCTATCTTTCCAGACACCTGGATCATGTCATCAACTTCACCAAATGGGCCACGGCCAGGAATGGGGGCACAGCCCTCTTATACTGTAAACGTTTG ATTCTGTTTCAGATTGGAAACCTGCTCCGGGCAAAATGCAGCACGTCGTTTATACCACAGAGCACTGTTCGCTTCCAGTGTCGATCCACTTACTGGGCCTCAAATGTGGATCTGG GCTCTCTAGTCGTGGAGAGTGTACCAGGCCACCAGCTGAGTGGTTTTCAGGGTATCCCTCATCAGTTCTCCCAGGCTGGGCAGGGCCCCTCAGGCTCACCCCACAGCTTTGCCCATGGAGCGCCCCATAATACTCTGGCTCAGCTCCAGATGCAGGTGGACAAGCTAAATCCGCAAGCTCACTGGCAGCCGCAGCCTAATTCTCTACCCTGGTCATGGTACCAGACTGTCAGACTGCAGCGAACTGTCCCTGGGCCCCTTCAGGGAGGTTCTCCTTCCCACAGTATGCTTCCTCAACCAGGTCGCAGGTTTATGGTGCCTCCTCCAAACCACATGAGCCCAAAAAGCAGCTTACCAGGTCCAGGGTTTACTCCCCAg CATCAGAGGGGGGCAGGAAGCAGCTCCAGTTACCAATCAAAGCCTGTAGGTGTATTTTCCTCTTCACCTTTGTACACCCATATTACACCACTGCCCATCGGTGGTAGCGTGAGTTCACCTCaaccacaaaacaca ATTGAATCCACATATATGAATGGGACAAATGACTCACCTGGTCCAGTATATGTGCTGAAACCAAACTATCCCCAGAGGAGGTTACCACCATCTTTGACGCACAGAAATG TGCAAGGACAGCAGATTTCACCAGGGTATGCTACTGTATCCCAGGAGGAGAAACTGGG GACCGTTTCCTGGAAACCTTCAGAAACACAACAGGCTAGTGGAGCGGTGGGCTCAGCTGTCAAGAAAAGACGACAATCATCACCAGGGCCCATCATTGTCATCAAGGATGAGCCAGAAGATGACAATGGCTAT CTACACGCTAACCAAAGAGCCAACCTCCCTGACAGCACAGGTGACCAACTTCAAATTAGTCCCCAAGGTGACGAGAACAAGGTCCAATTTCAAAGCATAGACGACAAACCCCACAGCCCTTTACAGCCTCCAGGCATCCTAAGGGACCAGAGTAAGGCTAATGCTCGAAATGACATCTGTTCTCTTGGAGGAGAACAGCAGGTAGACCAAAATCAAGCTCGGATGGACGACTCTAACGAAGTCTCGTGTGCTGTGTGTCGGAGCGGAGGAGAGCTGCTGTGCTGCGATAAGTGTCACAAAGTTTTTCACCTCACGTGCCATGTTCCAACTCTTCACAAATCTCCTTG TGGGGAATGGTTTTGCTCTTTCTGCCGTGACCTGTTAGTGCCTGAGATGGAGTATGACTGTCATAGAAAGCTTGAAGCCAAAACAGTAAAGACTGAGCCAGATTCTGAAGGAGGCTTTCCCCTTTTGGATAAACAA AAGTGTGAGAGGCTGTTGCTGCACTTGTTTTGCACTGAGCTGAACTCAGACTTACAAGAGGCTGTATCCCCCTCG ATATGTGCTAATAACAGTCTGACTATAAAGGGACCAATGAACCTTGCCACTGTAAAAAAGCGTCTGGAGGCCAAGCAGAGTCTGTGCTACCAAAGCACTGCAGAGTTTGTGTCTGACATCAGGCTCATCTTTAGAAACTGTGGATTCCTCAGTGAG GCTGGCACAGAGATCACAATGGCAGACAGGAGGCTTAAGGAGCTATTTGAAGAGGATCTGAGGGTCATGTTCCCTGACCAGACCTTTCCAGAAATCAAACTGGAGATGATACCTGTGACCTCTCCCAACTCTCAAGTCTCATCTCTTGATCATATATCCCTGCCAAAGCGCCAGCGCAGATGTTCAGACTCCCAGAACGCACCAAGATTTCCCAATGGAGAGGAGGGAATAGTATGA